The sequence GATGGTGCAGAGCAGAAGTTGAGTATTATGAAAAAGTACGCGGAACAAATACTGAACAACGAGAAAGAGAAGAACTATCAGCGGCAATACAAGAATACCATGAAGGTATTCGGTAGCTAGGCCTGAGTTGCCTGTTGCAGGAAAAGTTGGTGCAGGTGCAATACCTGTGGAATGATTGGTACAATGTCGTCGTTGGTGATAATGTGATCGCAGAGTTTCATTTTTTCTTCGTCGTTCATCTGCTGCGCCATTCGCGAGAGGACTTTTTCCTGCGATATCCCGTCACGCTCCATCGTGCGTAGTATGCGCAGTTGCTGGGGAGCATAAACACCCACCATCAGGTGCATGTCTTTAAAGCTGCCACTTTCAAAGAAAATCGCAGCTTCTTTTATGATATAAGGCGTATCCTGGCTTTCCATCCATTGTTCGCCGTATCGGATAACCGCCGGATGCACAAGCTTATTCAGTTCAGTAAGGATGTCGGGACGTCTGAAGACAATCGAAGAAACCTGTTCCCGGTCCAGCACGCCGCCCTGGTAGATGTTTTCTCCAAACAGCATTTTGATGCCATTAATGAGGATGGCATCCTTCTCCATAAGATAGCGCGCAGTTTTGTCGGCATATAAAACAGGTATGCCAAGTGTTTCAAACACCTGGCATACGGTTGTTTTTCCCGATCCAATGCCTCCTGTGATACCTACTTTCAGCATTGGTTGGATATTATTTTGCAGTAGCTACACCCTCAACTTTCTTGCGATGAGCAGCAGTCATTTCCATAGACACTGCACTGCGCTCGATGGTGATAAATGTACCGTGGCCAACTTCCAGTTTCAAAGTGCCGTCTTCGTTTACTCGGCTGATGGTACCATGGATACCAGCGGTAGTCACGATCTTTTCACCGGCAGCAATCGTGTCGGCAAATTTCTTTTGTTCTTTGGCACGTTTTGCTTGCGGACGTATCATGAAGAAGTACATAACGCCGATCATACCCACCATGAACAAAAGTGAGAAGTAAGGGCTGCCGCCTGGCTGAGCCTGTAACATTACTGTCAGGAGATTTACGAACATATTGGTGTTGATTAAAGAATTTAAAATTAATTTTCTTTTACGTCGGCCTTGATATACAACATATGTGTGCCGCGCTTTGAGTTAGTAGAAATGTTCACCGATTTTTCCTGGTGACCAATTTTGTCTGTCGAGTTGAACATCACCTTCATTGTGCCAGTTTGCCCTGGTTGTATAGGTTCACGTGGGTAGTCGGCAACGGTACAGCCACAAGAACCTGTGGCGCCGCTTATAAGCAGTGGCTTCTTACCGTTGTTGGTGAATTCAAACCCATAGCTCGAAGTTTCACCTTCGCGCATTAACCCAAAGTCGTGCAAGGTGTCTTTGAAGTCCATTGTGGGCAAGGCATTGAAAGCCGCAGTATCAGTGCCTTCTGCAGAACGCGGGTTGGATACCAGGTCTGTAGGCAACAGGTCCTTATTGTCCTCTTTGGGAGCTTCGTTTTTACAGCTTACCAAAGCCATAAGTGCTATTGCAATAAGAAATCGTCCTTTCATAACAGATGCGGATGCAAATTTAAGATTTACGCGTACGTTCCTGTTTATTGATGAGATTTTCTTTTTCGAGATCTTTCAGAATATTGTCGAGTACGCCGTTCACAAACTGGCCACTTTGAGGTGTGCTATACAGTTTAGCGATCTCTATATATTCATTGATAGTAACCTTTGTAGGGATAGTAGGGAAGTACAACATTTCGCAAACACCCATGCGCAGCAGCAATAGGTCTATCAGGGCCACACGTTCTGCGTCCCAGTTTACCAGCTTTGGTTTGATAAACTCCATGCAGTAATCCGTTTTGTCGATCACAGTACGCATCAGGTTATGCGCATATTCCCTTTTTTCAGCAGAAATAAGGTTGAGGAAGTTGATCTTCTGGTTGCTTTTGAAGAAGTTCTCCATCAGCATTTCGGTCATTTCTTTATCGTCTTCCCAGTGTGGAAGTTCTTCAGAAAAATGCTCTTGCAAAGCTTCATTTTCCAGCATCTGCTTTTGCCAGATGAACTGTAT comes from Polluticoccus soli and encodes:
- a CDS encoding DUF1573 domain-containing protein, coding for MKGRFLIAIALMALVSCKNEAPKEDNKDLLPTDLVSNPRSAEGTDTAAFNALPTMDFKDTLHDFGLMREGETSSYGFEFTNNGKKPLLISGATGSCGCTVADYPREPIQPGQTGTMKVMFNSTDKIGHQEKSVNISTNSKRGTHMLYIKADVKEN
- the yajC gene encoding preprotein translocase subunit YajC, whose protein sequence is MFVNLLTVMLQAQPGGSPYFSLLFMVGMIGVMYFFMIRPQAKRAKEQKKFADTIAAGEKIVTTAGIHGTISRVNEDGTLKLEVGHGTFITIERSAVSMEMTAAHRKKVEGVATAK
- the nusB gene encoding transcription antitermination factor NusB — its product is MISRRNIRVKVMQTLYTVATTEPNDQELNKKTGAKLLDEKLNHSLDLFTISILYITRVAQYAELDARQRASKYLPTQEDLNVSTKIAGNEFLWQVLSNQTFIEKTKEAKITHAVDEEWIKKLYQQLTKTPEYKEYAVEQSRDAKKEKAIIQFIWQKQMLENEALQEHFSEELPHWEDDKEMTEMLMENFFKSNQKINFLNLISAEKREYAHNLMRTVIDKTDYCMEFIKPKLVNWDAERVALIDLLLLRMGVCEMLYFPTIPTKVTINEYIEIAKLYSTPQSGQFVNGVLDNILKDLEKENLINKQERTRKS
- the coaE gene encoding dephospho-CoA kinase (Dephospho-CoA kinase (CoaE) performs the final step in coenzyme A biosynthesis.); protein product: MLKVGITGGIGSGKTTVCQVFETLGIPVLYADKTARYLMEKDAILINGIKMLFGENIYQGGVLDREQVSSIVFRRPDILTELNKLVHPAVIRYGEQWMESQDTPYIIKEAAIFFESGSFKDMHLMVGVYAPQQLRILRTMERDGISQEKVLSRMAQQMNDEEKMKLCDHIITNDDIVPIIPQVLHLHQLFLQQATQA